The uncultured Cohaesibacter sp. genomic sequence GAATTGTGTGGTTCGGCCCGCTGGTTGCCCCATTCGAAAGCAAGGCGACCAATCCGAATGCAGCAAAGGCCCCGGCAAACGCACCAAGTTGCAAGGACAGGGTCCCTGCCCCAATCCCCAGTACGATGACACAAACCGCACCGGTGGATGCACCTGCAGAAATACCAAGCACAAATGGCTCCGCAAGCGCATTGCGCAACAATGCCTGCAAGATGGCTCCACAAAGGGCCAACCCTGCACCAGCCAGCGCCGCCACGAGAGCACGGCTCAGCCGCAGGCTCCAGACCACACTTTGCTCGATGGGGGGAATATCGGCATTCGTCAATCCAAGCTCATTGCAAATGGCCAGAAACACCGTCCGCAAGCTGATGTCATAAGCACCAATTGTCGTCGCAAATGCGATGACAAAAGCAAGGACAATCATCGATAGGCCCAGAAACAGGGAAAGTCGCCCTTTCCCCATGTCTGGATTGTCTAGTTTGGTCACGGCAGATCAAGCGTTTTGAGTTGTTCGGCAACCTGCTCAGCACCATAAAGAGTGCGAATGCTCGGATTCATCGCAGCACCGCTCATAACCACGATGCGTCCGGATCTGACCGCGTCCATCTGGCTGACGGTCGGATCGGACTTGAGGAATTTGATCTTGTTCTCAGCCGTATCCAGATCCCAGCGGTTCCGATCCACTTGGGCGGCAACAAACACGGTGGGGTTGGCTGCCATGATGCCTTCCCACCCCAACGTCGGCCAGTCGGCTTCGGTCTGGATTGCATTTGATCCGCCAAGAATATCCGCAATATAGCCGGAAGGGCCGTTCCCTCCGCCCAGATAGGCGTCGTCAGCGGGTGATGAGCTGGAGAACCAGAACAAGAATGTGAGACCCTTCTGGTCGGCGAATTCAGTCCGCAGCGCAGCTTCTCGTGCCTTGAAATCTTCGATCAAGGCCTGACCGCGATCCGCCACATCGAAGATCCGTGACAGATCTTCAATTTCCTTGTAGAGCAGATCCATGCTCCACAATGCATCGCGGGAGCCATAGGCATCACCAGCATCAAGGGTGGTTGAGCAGGCACTCGGGGAGAGATAGGAAGGAATGCCGAGCTCGGAAAAATCCTCTCGCTTGGCCACCTTGCTGTCGGGGCCAAGCAAGGTGGTCAGCATCGCTGCCACGAAATCCGGCTGCTTTGACAGCACAGCTTCCAAAGAAGGAAACTCGACGGAAATCAAGTCGACTTTGCTGTTGGCGTCGGCCAGTTCAGGCAATACCTTGTTTGGCCAGAAAGCGGTTCCCGCCATGCGGTCCTCAAGGCCGAGCAGCAGCATGATCTCAGCGCTGTTCTGCCCAAGAGCCACAGCATTCTGGGGGGCCTTTTCGAACGTGACAGCCTGACCACAATTTTCGATGGTCAGAGGATATGACGTTGATGCTGCGTAGGAGGATGAACACGCGATCGCAAGTGTCGCAGTTGCTATAAGAGTGACAGACCTGATGGACATGATGCTTCCTAATTATGAATATCAAATTCAGGTTACCACCTACAAGCAATCCATTCTCAAATCAAGAGTGTTATACTCAAGTTTACACATTTTGGATAAGGTTGGCGAGATCGCTCCAATCCACGCCAAATTTGATCGAATGCCGGAATTGAATGGGTCGCTGGTTGCTCCTTATGCTATCTCCCATCTCATCACTTTATTGTTGAGGAAAGCTCTATGACATTGGACCTTAAAGAAACCAACCGCGACCGCACCTTCACGGATCACTTGGTGACACCTGGACTCATCCTCTTTACCGAGCGGTTTGACGATTGTGTGAAATTCTATCGGGATAAACTCGAACTGCCTGTTTGGTTTGAGAAGGAAGCCCTATGTTGCCTCCATTTTGGATCCTGCTATCTGATGATCGAGGATGGGGGCGTGGCCAAATCTTCACGCAAAACAGTTACCGAGAACCCGACTTCCCTCAGGTTCAATGTGGACGATGTCGAGGGTGCCGCAGAGCTGCTTTCTAGCAAGGGTATCGATGTGGAAATTGTGCGCTATGATTGGGGGACTATTGGCCGGTTCATTGACCCGGACGGAAATTCCTGTTCGCTCAAAAACGCTGATGATGTATTTTTCAGCTAACGCGATCAGGGCTGTTCCGGTTTCTTTTGACAGCGTTTTTTTGCGTGTCCTTGATTGAGGTATGCTGGCCGGAAATCAATTCTTGCCAGCATCCTCATCACTTTATCGAAGAACTCACATCAAGGAGCGATAGAGCTCTTTTACTTCTTCGAGCTTGGCCTCACGCGGATTGCCTCCGGTGCAAACATCCGCCATGGCAGCCTCCGCCAACGCATCGATATCTTCAGCTTTGGCACCAACATCGGTGAGCTTGGTGGGAATTTTCACGTCAACAGACAATTGCTGAACCGCATCAACAGCCGCTTTGCGGGCATCTTCAAGTGTCATGGTTTCAACGCCCTTGATGCCCATAGCTGTCGCGATCGCACGATATTTTTCGCCAGTAAAGTCGGCATTGTAGGACATCAATGTCGGCAGCAGAATGGCGTTTGCCACGCCATGGGGTGTATCATAGAAAGCACCGAGTGGATGCGCCATCCCATGCACCAGCCCCAAGCCCACATTTGAAAAGCCCATACCGGCGATATATTGCCCAAGCGCCATACCTTCAACGCCAGCAGCATCTCCCGAGCAGGAGGCGCGCAGGGACTTGGCGATGACTTCGATGGCCTTGAGATGCAAGGCATCGGTCAGCTCCCAGGCACCGAGCGTGATATAACCTTCAATCGCATGGGTAAGGGCATCCATACCGGTTGCGGCCTTGAGCGAAACAGGCATGCTTTCCATCAGCTCGCTATCGATGATTGCCACAATCGGAATATCATGCGGATCAACGCATACAAATTTACGGCGTTTCTCGACATCGGTGATGACATAGTTGATGGTCACTTCAGCCGCCGTTCCCGCTGTTGTCGCCAGAGCAATGATCGGAACGCTTGGTTTTTTGGTTGGCGCAACCCCTTCAAGACTACGAATATCTTCAAATTCGGGGTTGTTGACGACAATGCCTATGGCTTTGGACGTGTCCTGAGGTGAACCGCCACCGATGGCGATGAGATAGTCTGCGCCACAAGCCTTGAAGGCCGCAATACCGTCCTTGACCACTTCGATGGTCGGGTTCGGCATGACCTTGTCGAATATTTCATAGGCCAGTCCGGCCTCATCAAGCATGTCGGTGATCTTGCTCACGACACCGACCTTGCCCAGAATGGTGTCTGTGACGATCAGGGCCTTGGAAAATCCACGGCACTTGACCTCGCCTACCAGTTCTGATCGACAGCCGGCTCCGAAGTAAGATGTTTCATTTAAAATCATGCGTTGCATATCAACTCGTTCTCCCGTTTTGAATGAGTGTGTATCTTGATGGCTTGAGTGGGGTTTTGAGCCTGTTGCAGAGGCATGTCGGAGGTCAGGAGGCAGCTATTTTTTAAAGTGCGTCAGATCGGCGAAATGCAGCCGTTAGGTTCAAATGGTTTGGAGCTTGAGGAAGCTATTCAAGATGGAACATCTCTTTTAGCGGCACACTCACCGGCTCGTTATCCGGCATGACCTCCATGAGAGGGGCATTCCAGTCCCACCACTTCCTGACGATTTCCTTGTTTGGCAACGCATCCATCCGATGCGCTTCCTCCCGACGCAGGAAAGCAAAGAGCTCCCCGGTTTCTTCGTCCAGAAAGATCGTGTAGTCGGACACTCCGGCTTCCTTGAGCACAGAGATCATCTCTGGCCAGATTTCATCGTGACGTTTCTTGTATTCTTCTTGCACGCCCGGTTTTAGTTGCATTTTGAATGCATAGCGTTCCACAAGCTTGTCTCCTTTTATAAAGAGCACGCCCGAAAGCGGCTCTCTTTTCTCATGCGAACTTGGAGGTCATGGCGCAAATCGATAGGGGCCGATAGCGTGATCTGCGCCATGAAGGGGTCACTCCCTTTTCTTCTTGCCCAGTTTGGGAAGATATTTCTGCCCAACAATCGGCAGGGCGACAGAAATGACCAACAAGGTGCCGGTGAACACGATCAGGATATTGCCCGGAACATTGTTCAGCGTAATCGCCAATCGCAAGAAACCGATCACAAGCGCGGCGATAAAGACCCCCGAAATGGTGCCTTTGCCGCCATTGAGCGAAACCCCGCCAAGCACGACAATCGTGATCACTTCCATTTCAAGCCCATTGGCGATATCGGGGCGGGTGCTGCCCAATCGCGATGTCAGGAAGACCGCAGCCAAGCCCGCCATCAGACCGTTCAAAGTGAACAGGATGAAGCGCAAGCGGTCAGTGCGGATGCCAGAGAATTTGGCGCCTTCGGGATTGTTGCCCAGAGCAAAAATCGACCGCCCGATCGTTGTGTAATGAATGACGACAATGAACACGATCGAGAGCAGGACAAAGGTGATGAAGGAATAAGGCACCATGTCCATGAAGTAGGATTGCCCGATGGCATTGAAGGCAGCAGGATATTCAGAAATCTTGCCATTTCCCAAGACACCGGCAGCAACACCGCGAAACAGTGACATCGTACCAATCGTGACAACGATGGCAGGCATCTTCAGGCGCGTTACCAGAAATCCGTTAAAGAAGCCGCAGGCCGCGCCCGTCAGAAGTCCGACAACACACAAGGGCAAGGCCCCAAGACCAAGAACCTGACTGGCATATCCCATCATGAGCGAAGAAAGCGCCATCACCGAAGCCATCGAGATATCAATATCCCGACAGATGATGACCAAGGCGGTCGACAGGGCCATCATCGCGATCTCTGAGAAGATGGCCGTTGAATCGAGCAAGTTATAAATATCAAGAAACCATGGGCTCGAGATATCACCACCAATAAAGACCAAAATCAGCAAGCCGATCAGCACGATCTCCCGCGATTTGAGCACCGACCCCATCGAAAAAGTCGATGGCGCATCAAGAGAGGGGTGGTTTTTCGTTGAAACAGTCATGCTCATTCCTGCACTCCCTCAGTTGCTGTTTGCGGAAGTATCCGCCGCACCGGAGGTTTTCTGCTGATCATGTTGAAATAGACGGCAACCAGAATGATTGCTCCAGACAGGGCCTGTTGCCAGAACTGGCTGACACCAATCACAGGCAGGATATTGTAAAGCGTGCCAAGGAATAACGCGCCAAACATGGCCCCGATGATGGTTCCTGCGCCGCCTGAAATTGCCACTCCGCCGATGACACAGGCAGCAACGGTCTGAAGCTCAAATCCCAGCGCCACATCCGTGTTGGCCATTGCGTAACGGGAGGTCCATAACCAACCACACAGACCGGAAAGCGCTCCGGTGATGGTATAGACCCAGAATTCGTGATGCTTGACGCGCACGCCCGCATATTCCGCGGCCCGGGGATTGCCGCCCATGCCATATAATTCGCGGCCAAAGCGGGTCTGGGTGGTCATGAACCACATTCCGAAAGTAACGATCAGGCCAATCCAGAAAAACAGCGTCAGGCCAAGGATTGGCATGCGGGGAACCGATAGATAGCCTTCAGGAAACTGATGCTGCACCACCCAGGCCCCACCGGAGACGACAAAGATCATGCCGCGCCAGACACTCATCGTGCCAAGGGTCACAACGATCGGGGGAATCTGCAGCTCCGCAACAAGCAAGCCGTTGAACATACCGATGAGAGTCCCGATGAGGATACACAATATCGGCCAGACAATGGTTGGCAGCCCGGGATTTGCGACCGCGATCAACGCAACCATCATGCCCGTGAAGGCAAGGTTGGCTGCAACCGACAGATCAATGCCACGAATAAGGATGACAATCATCTGCGCCAGAGCGAGAACCATCAGGATCGAAAGATCTGTCAAAAGATCGCGCAATGCCTGAACGGTAACGAAGTTCGGTGTGATGACGCCAGCGATTACGATCAGCGCAATCCAGCTGGCAGCAAGCAGAGCCTCCCGGCTCTTGAGTGCCTTGACCATTATGCAACCTCCCGGTCATGAGACTGTATTTGCGGCTTTTTTGCGCCTGTTGCGTAAGCGGCAATTGCTTCGGCATCAAAGGCCTTGCGGTCAAATTCAGCGACGATTTCGCCAAGCCGCATGACAATGATGCGATCGGCCATGCCCATGAGTTCGGGCAGTTCGGAAGAGACCAGCAACACGGAGAGATCCTGCTCCACCATCCCCCCCAAGGCGTCATGGACCGATGACTTGGCTCCCACATCAATGCCCCGGGTCGGCTCGTCCACGATGACAACATTCGGATTGGTTGCCAGCCAGCGCGAAAGCACGACCTTCTGCTGATTGCCGCCTGAAAGATCTTCCACGGGCTGCTCAATATTGGCGGCCCGAATAGCGAAGATCTGGCCATAATCCTGTGCCAGCTTTTTCTCTGCTTCCCGGTTTGGCCAAATGCCCCTTGAAAGCTTTTTAAGCGACGGCAGCGCAATATTGTCCCTGATGGACATTGGCAGGATGGCCCCTTGGTTGCGTCGGTCTTCGGGCACATAGACAACGCCTGCATCAATCGCTTCGGTGCAATCCTTCCAATGGATTTCCTCGCCCCCCAACCTGATCGTGCCATCAAATTGATAAGGGCTGAGCGCCATGATGGATCGCATGATCTCAGATCGGCCAGCTCCGACCAACCCGTAAAAACCGAGGATTTCGCGCTTGTGCAATGTGAATGAGATATTCTTGAACTCTATGCCGTTGCCCAGATCCCGGACTTCAAGCAGCGGGTCGCCAATCTCGACGTCTCGTTTGGGAAAGACTGTTGCAACCTCGCGCCCGACCATCATCTTGACAAGGTCATGCTCCTCTACATCCGCAATATTGCCTTCACCGACAAAAGCCCCATCACGGAAAACGACATAGCGATCCGCAATATGGAATATCTCGTCAAATTTGTGAGAGATGAACAGAACGCCTTTTCCAAGCTGGCGCAGCCTCTCGATGATGGCATAGAGCTTTTCGATTTCATTGGATGAGAGCGATGATGTCGGTTCATCCATGATAACCACGTCGGCTTCTTCGGCAAGCGCTCTGGCAATGGCCACCATATGCTGCTGCCCAAGGCTGAGCTGCTTGAGCAAGATGGCAGGATCAACATCCAGATCGACTTCATCGAGCAGCGCTTTTGCCTTTTCATGCATGGCTTTCCAGTCAAGCAAGCCTGTGCTCTTCTGGATTGGATGGCCCATGAAAATATTCTCGACAACAGAAAGCTCTTCAAACAGCGTTGTTTCCTGATGGATGGCGGTAATGCCCATGATGGCTGCCGCCTTGGCGGTTGCCAGTTTCACTGCAATGCCCTTGATCCGGATCGTCCCGCTATCGGGTTGATAAAGCCCCGTCATCGATTTAACGAGCGTTGATTTACCTGCTCCATTTTCACCAATCAGCGCAACGACTTCTCCGGGATAGATGCGGCATTCGGCGTTTTTGAGGGCATGAATGCCACCAAATGTCTTGGTGATCCCCTTCAGCTCGACAAGGGGGGTGTTCGCATGATCAGCCATAGTATCCTCCGTTGAGAGGCAGGTCAGTCCAGCCGACCTGCCCGCTAGTGGCCCATACATCAAGCCATTGGCTCAGAAGATTTTGGAGTATTTGTCGACGTTGCTTGCGTCATATACAAATGGCTGTGGCAGCGAGGTTTCCAGCTTGTCGTCAAGCTTGAATGTTCCCATGCGGCCAGCTTCCAGCTCGTCACCGGGTTTCACTTCGCCCTTCTTGATCAGGTCATAGGCGAGGTAAGTCGCAGAATAGCCCAGATCAATCGGGTTCCAGATGGCGAATGACTTGATGGAGCCGGAGTGAACATATCCGGCCAACTCGGATGGAAGGCCAAGCCCTGTCACGAAGACCTTGCCGACCATGCCCTGATCTTCAACGGCCTTGGCTGCAGCTGAAATGGCAACGGTGGAAGGCGCGATAATCACTTTCAAATCCGGGTAACGACGCAGCAGAGCAATGGTTTCGCGGTAGGACTTATCCGACTGCCCCATGCCGTAGGCCACATCAACCAGCTTCAGTTTGGAGAAGGCATCTGTGGGAAGAAGCTTCTTCATCTCTTCGATCCACTCATTCTGGTTGGTGGATTGCGGAGTCTCGGAAAGAATCGCGATTTCCCCTTCGGGACCAATGGCATCGACCGCCATTTCCAGCTGCGCTTTTGCAGCTCCGGACGCGGTTGCCGGATGCATGTGAAGCTGGCGGCCTTCCGGAGCAATGGCCGAGTCGAAGGACAGGACCTTGATACCGCGTTTCATTGCCTTTTTGGCAACGGGAACCAGTGCGTCAGGGTCATTGGAAGAAATCGCAATGGCATCAACGCGCTGAGCAATCAGGGCATTGATAACCTCAATCTGGCCTTCAGCCGTGACGACAGCAGGCGCATTGAAAATCAATTCCACGCCGCCAATCTCTTTGGCAGCTTCCATGCCGCCATCACGGGCAGCTTCAAAAAATGCATTGCCAAGGCTTTTGGGCACCATTGCAATGCGCACATCAGCAGCCATGGCTGCTGATGTTGCCATGAGGCCGGCAATCGCTGCCAGCGATAGCAGTTTATTCAATTTCATAGTCTCTCTCCCGTTTTACTATGTGTTGAATTGGATGAGAGAAGGCCCGACGTTTTCCTCCCGACAGGCCATCTCTCATTGTCTTACTTGAGGCTTGGAATCTCCGGTTTCTGAACAAGAAGTCTTTCGAAATATTCGCTAAGTTCCACCAGAAGTTCCTTTGAGATGGTCTGCTTTTCGCCACCGGCTGAAAGGACCTTTCTATGGATGCCAGCAGCTTTCTCGATGGTTTCAATCAGCCCGAAAACAGAATCCGGTGTGGCTTCGGAAGCAAAAATGCCGTGATGGGTCCAGGAAATGATCCGCCCCTTCTCCATCTCCTTGATAGAGGCATCGGCAATATCGGTGGTGCCGGGCAGCATGGGCGGCACAATGCGGACACCATCGGGGAAAATCACGATGCACTCGGGCATTTTGGTCCACAGCGCCATGGTCAGTTCCTTGCTATCAAGCGGCAAGAGATAACTCAGGGCTATGAATTCGGGGGCATGGCAATGCATGATGATGCGTTCGCGCCCCTTGGAAACACGCTTGCGCACAGCATGGGCTGCCAGATGGGTAGCAAATTCCGAGGT encodes the following:
- a CDS encoding VOC family protein → MTLDLKETNRDRTFTDHLVTPGLILFTERFDDCVKFYRDKLELPVWFEKEALCCLHFGSCYLMIEDGGVAKSSRKTVTENPTSLRFNVDDVEGAAELLSSKGIDVEIVRYDWGTIGRFIDPDGNSCSLKNADDVFFS
- a CDS encoding ABC transporter substrate-binding protein, with the protein product MSIRSVTLIATATLAIACSSSYAASTSYPLTIENCGQAVTFEKAPQNAVALGQNSAEIMLLLGLEDRMAGTAFWPNKVLPELADANSKVDLISVEFPSLEAVLSKQPDFVAAMLTTLLGPDSKVAKREDFSELGIPSYLSPSACSTTLDAGDAYGSRDALWSMDLLYKEIEDLSRIFDVADRGQALIEDFKAREAALRTEFADQKGLTFLFWFSSSSPADDAYLGGGNGPSGYIADILGGSNAIQTEADWPTLGWEGIMAANPTVFVAAQVDRNRWDLDTAENKIKFLKSDPTVSQMDAVRSGRIVVMSGAAMNPSIRTLYGAEQVAEQLKTLDLP
- the rhaS gene encoding rhamnose ABC transporter substrate-binding protein gives rise to the protein MKLNKLLSLAAIAGLMATSAAMAADVRIAMVPKSLGNAFFEAARDGGMEAAKEIGGVELIFNAPAVVTAEGQIEVINALIAQRVDAIAISSNDPDALVPVAKKAMKRGIKVLSFDSAIAPEGRQLHMHPATASGAAKAQLEMAVDAIGPEGEIAILSETPQSTNQNEWIEEMKKLLPTDAFSKLKLVDVAYGMGQSDKSYRETIALLRRYPDLKVIIAPSTVAISAAAKAVEDQGMVGKVFVTGLGLPSELAGYVHSGSIKSFAIWNPIDLGYSATYLAYDLIKKGEVKPGDELEAGRMGTFKLDDKLETSLPQPFVYDASNVDKYSKIF
- a CDS encoding ABC transporter permease encodes the protein MVKALKSREALLAASWIALIVIAGVITPNFVTVQALRDLLTDLSILMVLALAQMIVILIRGIDLSVAANLAFTGMMVALIAVANPGLPTIVWPILCILIGTLIGMFNGLLVAELQIPPIVVTLGTMSVWRGMIFVVSGGAWVVQHQFPEGYLSVPRMPILGLTLFFWIGLIVTFGMWFMTTQTRFGRELYGMGGNPRAAEYAGVRVKHHEFWVYTITGALSGLCGWLWTSRYAMANTDVALGFELQTVAACVIGGVAISGGAGTIIGAMFGALFLGTLYNILPVIGVSQFWQQALSGAIILVAVYFNMISRKPPVRRILPQTATEGVQE
- the fucO gene encoding lactaldehyde reductase yields the protein MILNETSYFGAGCRSELVGEVKCRGFSKALIVTDTILGKVGVVSKITDMLDEAGLAYEIFDKVMPNPTIEVVKDGIAAFKACGADYLIAIGGGSPQDTSKAIGIVVNNPEFEDIRSLEGVAPTKKPSVPIIALATTAGTAAEVTINYVITDVEKRRKFVCVDPHDIPIVAIIDSELMESMPVSLKAATGMDALTHAIEGYITLGAWELTDALHLKAIEVIAKSLRASCSGDAAGVEGMALGQYIAGMGFSNVGLGLVHGMAHPLGAFYDTPHGVANAILLPTLMSYNADFTGEKYRAIATAMGIKGVETMTLEDARKAAVDAVQQLSVDVKIPTKLTDVGAKAEDIDALAEAAMADVCTGGNPREAKLEEVKELYRSLM
- the rhaD gene encoding rhamnulose-1-phosphate aldolase — its product is MTVFSHPIPFVQQAASLARLCWEMGWNEANGGNISWRLPNDELESVLARRYPNVTPAAPVALPQPQPSLDGDYFIVTGTGQYFRHATEFPDQVFGIVRIVEGGSAYQTVWGFSNGGRPTSEFATHLAAHAVRKRVSKGRERIIMHCHAPEFIALSYLLPLDSKELTMALWTKMPECIVIFPDGVRIVPPMLPGTTDIADASIKEMEKGRIISWTHHGIFASEATPDSVFGLIETIEKAAGIHRKVLSAGGEKQTISKELLVELSEYFERLLVQKPEIPSLK
- a CDS encoding sugar ABC transporter ATP-binding protein, translating into MADHANTPLVELKGITKTFGGIHALKNAECRIYPGEVVALIGENGAGKSTLVKSMTGLYQPDSGTIRIKGIAVKLATAKAAAIMGITAIHQETTLFEELSVVENIFMGHPIQKSTGLLDWKAMHEKAKALLDEVDLDVDPAILLKQLSLGQQHMVAIARALAEEADVVIMDEPTSSLSSNEIEKLYAIIERLRQLGKGVLFISHKFDEIFHIADRYVVFRDGAFVGEGNIADVEEHDLVKMMVGREVATVFPKRDVEIGDPLLEVRDLGNGIEFKNISFTLHKREILGFYGLVGAGRSEIMRSIMALSPYQFDGTIRLGGEEIHWKDCTEAIDAGVVYVPEDRRNQGAILPMSIRDNIALPSLKKLSRGIWPNREAEKKLAQDYGQIFAIRAANIEQPVEDLSGGNQQKVVLSRWLATNPNVVIVDEPTRGIDVGAKSSVHDALGGMVEQDLSVLLVSSELPELMGMADRIIVMRLGEIVAEFDRKAFDAEAIAAYATGAKKPQIQSHDREVA
- the rhaM gene encoding L-rhamnose mutarotase, translating into MERYAFKMQLKPGVQEEYKKRHDEIWPEMISVLKEAGVSDYTIFLDEETGELFAFLRREEAHRMDALPNKEIVRKWWDWNAPLMEVMPDNEPVSVPLKEMFHLE
- a CDS encoding ABC transporter permease codes for the protein MSMTVSTKNHPSLDAPSTFSMGSVLKSREIVLIGLLILVFIGGDISSPWFLDIYNLLDSTAIFSEIAMMALSTALVIICRDIDISMASVMALSSLMMGYASQVLGLGALPLCVVGLLTGAACGFFNGFLVTRLKMPAIVVTIGTMSLFRGVAAGVLGNGKISEYPAAFNAIGQSYFMDMVPYSFITFVLLSIVFIVVIHYTTIGRSIFALGNNPEGAKFSGIRTDRLRFILFTLNGLMAGLAAVFLTSRLGSTRPDIANGLEMEVITIVVLGGVSLNGGKGTISGVFIAALVIGFLRLAITLNNVPGNILIVFTGTLLVISVALPIVGQKYLPKLGKKKRE